The Ahaetulla prasina isolate Xishuangbanna chromosome 4, ASM2864084v1, whole genome shotgun sequence genome has a window encoding:
- the LOC131198301 gene encoding IQ and AAA domain-containing protein 1-like: MLVGGAYTPTCEAPGSGSRTRIMASRWPASHRPPGRLLSVRSTYGKLWQESRRILKELLDQELSAEPRKPEKNRTVFWHRLATLFLRYVQVARRLEACYDQMVHPQKRLALRPLLDSVLGRILELKQELVELDLSEYHYMDHVLEELKLTPAEMEVPIPKYFMRERAKVLQERQEVLAGLLARMEPSKAIPSPHSLILRDEAVRLIQMAERMRQGRLRAHFMAEIRRDEERERKIREGGPDESNRDMAAICIQKIWKGHVQRRLTRMARKAEMAFIGMVSATPGGQHRKEAGRQAWGKSGDRVRGSGLAAQGGTSASRGATRARHLRSASRAEAAGRQPFRALPERPDAPTPPPASGPSRPQELEPHLAGPSPATIRAQLGEELRRMRQADYEAEYREAQERIRDALLELEGPNLREQLREQLRQWFIECRDLTGHFPDYPEEEIGGCEVLFAQKTPEEVRAELDLAENKMDSKKEKEPKEKTEKELKEKEEESKKGKGKEKEKEKRLEEEEGLKLAPSKFLPTINQGFLRYTGCWGENDEAINFEQRYQPDLIRVQKRREMETEIRLQVDELMREELRHLRLAIDQEETRTQKGPKKGPKVRSGGQTKKGKKEKDLTPERTIDSLYEELVFQGIIKKSSKVQLADYSGDFCYLGTFLRQKDIEPVPSMLDVRQNIVLYAILPLGSQTMHELAPQVRSILLAGPPGTGKKMLVHAVCTETGANLFDLSPDNLAGKYPGKAGLQMLIHLVFKVARVLQPSVIWVGGAEKMFYKKIPKEEKDLDPKRLKRDLPRALKLLKAEDRVLLMGTTSRPYLADPKAIGKAYERLLLIPQPDYAARYVTWQWLIQRHGGEVSSSLDLSALAKVSDGYSQASLEQAVKLVLTERRLMQLPKKPLLAAELLQMLGRTDPIYPEELGLLQDWYVKTPLGRRKLEEAENVPAAVGQEKPGQKKTPRVEALETCRAHIQALPSTAAQPVGKGSRATVFPLHTVPLATRKDLAEKGLDIVPGMAASLGLEETPEMLDEGPAGQFQCGEG, from the exons ATGCTGGTGGGCGGGGCTTACACTCCCACATGCGAAGCGCCGGGCTCGGGATCCAGGACCAGGATCATGGCTAGCAGGTGG CCGGCTTCCCACCGCCCACCTGGGCGCCTCTTGTCCGTCCGCAGCACTTACGGGAAGCTGTGGCAGGAATCGCGGCGGATCCTGAAGGAGCTGTTGGATCAGGAGCTGTCCGCCGAGCCCAGGAAGCCCGAGAAGAACCGGACCGTTTTCTGGCACCGGCTGGCCACCCTCTTCCTGCGCTACGTGCAGGTGGCGCGGCGGCTGGAAGCTTGCTACGACCAGATGGTCCATCCGCAGAAGCGCCTGGCGCTGCGGCCGCTGCTGGACAGCGTGCTGGGACgcatcctggagctgaagcagGAGCTGGTGGAGCTGGACCTCTCTGAGTACCACTATATGGACCACGTGCTGGAGGAGCTCAAGCTGACGCCG GCCGAGATGGAGGTTCCGATTCCCAAGTACTTCATGAGGGAGCGGGCCAAGGTCCTGCAAGAGCGTCAGGAGGTGCTGGCGGGGCTCCTGGCCCGCATGGAGCCCTCCAAGGCCATCCCT TCCCCCCACTCTCTGATTCTGAGAGATGAGGCGGTGAGGCTCATCCAAATGGCAGAGCGGATGCGCCAGGGCCGCCTCCGGGCCCACTTCATGGCTGAGATCCGGAGGGACGAAGAGCGCGAGCGGAAGATCAGGGAGGGAGGCCCAGATGAATCCAACCGGGACATGGCTGCCATCTGCATCCAGAAG atCTGGAAAGGCCACGTGCAGCGACGGCTCACCAGGATGGCGCGCAAGGCCGAGATGGCTTTCATCGGCATGGTGAGCGCAACGCCCGGCGGGCAGCACAGGAAAGAAGCCGGGCGGCAGGCGTGGGGAAAAAGCGGGGACAGGGTGCGGGGCTCAGGACTAGCCGCGCAAGGCGGAACGTCCGCATCGCGCGGAGCCACCCGGGCGCGCCACTTGCGGTCCGCATCCCGAGCCGAGGCGGCCGGCCGGCAGCCCTTCCGCGCGCTCCCCGAGCg TCCGGACGCCCCCACGCCCCCACCCGCGTCTGGCCCGTCCCGCCCGCAGGAGTTGGAGCCGCACCTCGCCGGCCCCTCGCCGGCCACGATCCGCGCCCAACTGGGCGAAGAGTTGCGCCGGATGCGCCAGGCGGACTACGAGGCCGAGTACCGCGAGGCGCAGGAGCGCATCCGAGACGCCCTCCTGGAGCTGGAGGGGCCCAACTTGCGCGAGCAGCTGCGCGAACAGCTCCGCCAGTGGTTCATCGAGTGCCG TGACCTGACTGGCCATTTCCCCGACTACCCAGAGGAGGAAATTGGGGGCTGTGAGGTCCTTTTTGCCCAGAAAACTCCTGAAGAG GTGAGGGCTGAGCTGGATCTGGCAGAGAACAAGATGGACtccaagaaggagaaggagccaAAAGAAAAGACGGAGAAGGAgctgaaagaaaaggaggaagagagcaagaaagggaaggggaaggagaaagagaaggaaaagagattg gaggaagaggaagggctgAAGCTGGCTCCTTCCAAGTTCCTGCCCACCATCAATCAGGGATTCCTGCGGTACACAG GCTGCTGGGGCGAGAATGACGAAGCCATCAACTTCGAGCAGCGCTACCAGCCGGATCTGATCAGGGTGCagaagaggagagagatggagactGAGATCCGGCTCCAG GTGGACGAACTAATGCGGGAGGAGCTTCGGCACCTGCGTCTGGCAATTGACCAGGAGGAGACAAGGACTCAGAAGGGCCCCAAGAAGGGCCCCAAGGTCAGGTCAGGGGGA CagacaaagaaaggaaagaaagagaaggacctGACGCCAGAGAG GACCATTGATTCTCTTTACGAAGAACTGGTGTTCCAGGGCATTATTAAGAAGTCCTCGAAGGTGCAGCTGGCCGATTACTCAG GGGACTTCTGCTACCTGGGAACTTTCTTGCGCCAGAAGGACATTGAGCCCGTTCCCTCCATGCTAGACGTCAGGCAGAACATTGTCCTCTATGCTATCCTTCCTCTGG GTTCCCAGACAATGCATGAATTGGCACCCCAGGTGAGGTCCATCCTCCTGGCCGGCCCGCCAGGCACAGGGAAGAAGATGCTGGTCCACGCTGTCTGCACTGAAACTGGGGCCAACCTTTTCGATCTTTCGCCAGACAACCTGGCCGGCAAGTATCCGGGCAAGGCTGGCCTCCAGATGCTCATCCACCTGGTGTTCAAG GTGGCCCGCGTTTTGCAGCCCTCCGTGATCTGGGTCGGGGGTGCGGAGAAGATGTTTTATAAGAAGATCCCCAAAGAGGAGAAGGAC TTGGATCCCAAACGGCTGAAGAGGGACTTGCCCAGAGCCCTGAAGCTGCTGAAAGCCGAGGACCGTGTGCTGCTCATGGGTACCACCAGCAGACCATACCTGGCCGACCCCAAGGCCATCGGCAAGGCCTATGAGAGGCTCCTGCTCATTCCCCAGCCTGACTACGCTGCTCGCTATg TTACGTGGCAGTGGCTGATCCAGAGGCACGGCGGGGAGGTCAGCAGCAGCCTCGACCTGAGCGCCCTGGCGAAGGTGTCAGATGGCTACAGCCAAGCCAGCCTGGAGCAGGCCGTGAAGCTGGTGTTGACCGAGCGGCGCCTCATGCAACTGCCCAAGAAGCCCCTCTTGGCCGCAGAGCTACTGCAGATGCTGGGCAGGACGGACCCCATCTACCCCGAGGAGTTGGGACTGTTGCAG GACTGGTATGTCAAAACTCCTCTGGGCAGAAGGAAGCTGGAGGAGGCAGAGAATGTCCCAGCGGCTGTGGGCCAGGAGAAGCCAGGGCAGAAGAA GACCCCAAGGGTGGAGGCCTTGGAAACCTGCCGAGCTCATATCCAAGCATTGCCCTCCACAGCTGCCCAGCCCGTGGGAAAAGGGTCCCGGGCAACAGTTTTCCCCTTGCACACGGTGCCATTGGCAACCCGGaaggatctggctgagaagg GACTGGACATTGTTCCAGGAATGGCTGCATCGCTGGGCCTGGAGGAGACCCCAGAAATGTTGGACGAAGGACCAGCTGGTCAATTTCAGTGTGGTGAAGGGTGA